One window of the Natrinema sp. CBA1119 genome contains the following:
- a CDS encoding ribonucleotide reductase yields MTIDYSEREKSYELYRKGKREGTWDPDDYDLEGDRADWKRFSEAEQHRFLATCSGFYDGEEDVTRTLAPYMMALDALPNDEMPFDTVQEEMFLAQQVYEEAKHTDLFSRYFEEVFGTQETAPYREGGYQEQGYSTDDLYDTADDLLAAINGGDRTELVYALGEAYLNYMGIVEAQLARGGYLSFDQMIELKAEEMGRDVVLESFQTAIGKVRQDETRHIENGRWVMKQLAEAEPDIVADVYEPRIEEYVDNRLLAGPLYDEQPFEGYDQRKIGKQVVQYLQDTIDYIGADRFERYGDVRAVLEERQAAN; encoded by the coding sequence ATGACAATCGACTACAGCGAGCGCGAGAAATCGTACGAACTCTATCGAAAGGGCAAGCGAGAGGGGACGTGGGATCCCGACGACTACGACCTCGAGGGGGACCGGGCCGACTGGAAGCGATTCTCCGAGGCCGAACAACATCGGTTCCTTGCGACGTGCTCGGGGTTTTACGACGGCGAAGAGGACGTCACGCGGACGCTCGCGCCGTACATGATGGCGCTGGACGCGCTGCCGAACGACGAGATGCCGTTCGACACCGTACAAGAGGAGATGTTTCTGGCCCAGCAGGTCTACGAGGAAGCCAAACACACCGACCTCTTCAGCCGCTACTTCGAGGAGGTCTTCGGCACGCAGGAGACGGCACCGTACCGCGAGGGCGGCTATCAGGAGCAGGGGTACAGCACGGACGATCTCTACGATACTGCGGACGACCTGCTGGCGGCGATCAACGGCGGTGACCGAACCGAACTCGTCTACGCGCTCGGCGAGGCCTACCTGAACTACATGGGGATCGTCGAGGCGCAACTCGCCCGCGGCGGCTACCTCAGCTTCGACCAGATGATTGAACTGAAAGCCGAAGAGATGGGCCGGGACGTCGTCCTCGAGTCGTTCCAGACGGCTATCGGGAAGGTCCGTCAGGACGAGACCCGACACATCGAGAACGGGCGCTGGGTCATGAAACAACTGGCCGAGGCCGAACCGGACATCGTCGCGGACGTCTACGAGCCGCGCATCGAGGAGTACGTCGACAATCGATTGCTAGCGGGTCCCCTCTACGACGAACAGCCGTTCGAGGGCTACGACCAGCGCAAGATCGGCAAACAGGTTGTCCAGTACCTGCAGGACACGAT
- the uvrA gene encoding excinuclease ABC subunit UvrA, which yields MSKDTIEVRGAEEHNLKDIDVSIPREAFTVVTGLSGSGKSSLAFETVYAEGQRRYIESLSAYARNFLGQMDKPQVETVEGLSPAISIDQKNAANNPRSTVGTVTELHDYLRLLYARVGTPHCPDCGREVGEQSAQNMVERILELPEGTKLKLAAPVVRDQKGAFEDLFEELVAEGYARVEIDGEEYDLTTADPDLDENFDHTVDVIVDRVKVSAEDRPRIIDSVETALDEAEGVLKVILPEASAEVAADLGEEARRTGALGEETEENDRFVVEFSKDLACTHCGIDIPEIETRSFSFNSPHGACPECEGLGETKEIDEDLVLQDESKPLKHVFEPWSYNRSYYQTRLDAVAEHFDVSLSTPFADLEKDIQQAFLYGTDGEVLFKRRTKNGTRRKKKRFEGVIPNLERRYLETDSDSTREHIEDYMSATACPACDGTRLKPASRAVLVDDSSITEINAMSIGDAREHFESMEADLTEREKVIAEEILKEIRARLGFMCEVGLDYITLDREASTLSGGESQRIRLATQIGSGLVGVLYVLDEPSIGLHQRDNDRLLDTLEELRDLGNTLLVVEHDEETMRRADAVIDMGPGPGKRGGEVVANGDVEEVKATEGSITGDYLSGKRQIPVPDERRDPDGALTIRGARQHNLKDLDVDIPLGCFTAITGVSGSGKSTLMHDVFYKGLARQMNDNTSVIPGEHDALEGLEEIETVRLIDQSPIGRTPRSNPATYTSVFDYVRELFASTSLSKQRGYEKGRFSFNVKGGRCEECGGQGTVKIEMNFLSDVYVPCEECDGARYNDATLDVTYKGKTIADVLEMEVEEAADFFESNSQIRRRLELLQDVGLGYMTLGQPSTTLSGGEAQRVKLAEELGKKDSGETLYLLDEPTTGLHSADERKLIDVLHRLTDNGNTIAVIEHELDLVKNADHVIDLGPEGGENGGEIVATGTPEDVARLEDSHTGRYLRDLLPKVDLDGPRGERVEPVSAPLDDD from the coding sequence ATGAGCAAGGACACCATCGAAGTACGCGGTGCGGAGGAACACAACCTCAAGGATATCGATGTCTCGATCCCTCGAGAGGCCTTTACCGTCGTCACCGGTCTCTCGGGCTCGGGCAAGTCATCGCTCGCGTTCGAGACGGTCTACGCCGAAGGGCAGCGCCGATACATCGAGAGTCTCTCGGCCTATGCTCGAAACTTCCTCGGGCAGATGGACAAGCCACAGGTCGAGACCGTCGAGGGGCTCTCGCCGGCCATCTCGATCGATCAGAAGAACGCCGCGAACAACCCCCGTTCGACGGTGGGGACGGTCACGGAACTCCACGACTACCTGCGACTGCTCTACGCCCGCGTCGGCACCCCCCACTGTCCCGACTGCGGTCGCGAGGTCGGCGAACAGTCGGCCCAGAACATGGTCGAGCGCATCCTCGAGTTGCCCGAGGGAACCAAGCTCAAACTCGCGGCACCGGTCGTTCGCGACCAGAAGGGGGCCTTCGAGGACCTCTTCGAGGAACTCGTCGCGGAGGGGTACGCCCGCGTCGAGATCGACGGCGAGGAGTACGATCTCACGACGGCCGATCCCGACCTCGACGAGAACTTCGACCACACCGTCGACGTGATCGTCGACCGCGTGAAAGTCAGCGCCGAGGACCGCCCGCGCATCATCGACAGCGTCGAGACGGCGCTCGACGAGGCCGAGGGCGTCCTGAAAGTGATCCTGCCGGAGGCGTCCGCGGAAGTCGCCGCCGATCTCGGCGAGGAGGCTCGCCGGACCGGCGCGCTCGGCGAGGAGACCGAGGAGAACGACCGCTTCGTCGTCGAGTTCTCGAAGGACCTCGCCTGCACGCACTGCGGGATCGACATCCCCGAGATCGAGACCCGTTCGTTCTCCTTCAACTCGCCCCACGGCGCCTGTCCCGAGTGCGAGGGCCTGGGCGAGACCAAGGAGATCGACGAGGACCTCGTCCTGCAAGACGAGTCCAAGCCGCTCAAGCACGTCTTCGAGCCCTGGAGCTACAACCGGTCGTACTACCAGACCCGCCTCGACGCCGTCGCGGAGCACTTCGACGTCTCGCTGTCGACGCCCTTCGCGGACCTCGAGAAGGATATCCAGCAGGCGTTCCTCTACGGGACGGACGGCGAGGTGCTGTTCAAGCGGCGCACGAAAAACGGCACCCGCCGGAAGAAAAAGCGCTTCGAGGGCGTCATCCCCAACCTCGAGCGCCGGTACCTCGAGACCGACTCCGACTCGACGCGGGAGCACATCGAGGACTACATGTCGGCCACGGCGTGTCCGGCCTGCGACGGCACCCGGCTGAAGCCCGCGAGTCGCGCCGTGCTGGTCGACGACAGTTCGATCACCGAGATCAACGCGATGAGCATCGGCGACGCCCGCGAGCACTTCGAGTCGATGGAAGCCGACCTCACCGAGCGCGAGAAGGTGATCGCCGAGGAGATCCTCAAGGAGATCCGGGCGCGGCTCGGGTTCATGTGCGAGGTCGGCCTCGACTACATCACGCTCGACCGCGAGGCCTCGACGCTCTCCGGCGGTGAGAGCCAGCGCATCCGGCTGGCCACGCAGATCGGCTCCGGACTCGTCGGCGTCCTCTACGTCCTCGACGAGCCCTCGATCGGGCTCCACCAGCGGGACAACGACCGGCTGCTGGACACGCTTGAGGAACTGCGCGACCTCGGCAACACCCTGCTCGTGGTCGAACACGACGAGGAGACGATGCGGCGGGCGGACGCCGTCATCGACATGGGGCCCGGCCCCGGCAAGCGCGGCGGCGAGGTCGTCGCCAACGGCGACGTCGAGGAGGTCAAAGCGACCGAAGGATCGATTACCGGCGACTATCTCTCGGGCAAGCGCCAGATTCCAGTTCCCGACGAGCGCCGGGATCCCGACGGTGCGCTGACGATCCGCGGCGCGCGCCAGCACAATCTCAAGGATCTCGACGTAGACATCCCGCTGGGGTGCTTCACCGCCATTACCGGCGTTTCGGGCTCCGGGAAGTCCACCCTGATGCACGACGTGTTCTACAAGGGGCTCGCTCGCCAGATGAACGACAACACGAGCGTGATTCCCGGGGAGCACGACGCCCTCGAGGGGCTCGAGGAGATCGAAACCGTGCGCCTGATCGACCAGTCGCCAATCGGCCGCACGCCGCGCTCCAATCCCGCGACGTACACCAGCGTCTTCGACTACGTCCGGGAGCTGTTCGCCTCGACGTCGCTCTCGAAACAGCGGGGCTACGAGAAGGGACGCTTCTCCTTCAACGTCAAGGGCGGCCGCTGCGAGGAGTGCGGTGGGCAGGGGACGGTGAAGATCGAGATGAACTTCCTGAGCGACGTCTACGTCCCCTGCGAGGAGTGCGACGGCGCGCGCTACAACGACGCCACGCTGGATGTCACCTACAAGGGCAAGACCATCGCCGATGTCCTCGAGATGGAAGTCGAGGAGGCCGCCGACTTCTTCGAGTCCAACTCCCAGATCCGCCGGCGACTCGAACTGCTGCAGGACGTCGGCCTCGGCTACATGACGCTCGGTCAGCCCTCCACCACCCTCTCGGGCGGCGAGGCCCAACGGGTCAAGCTCGCCGAAGAGTTGGGGAAGAAGGACTCGGGCGAGACCCTGTACCTGCTGGACGAGCCGACGACCGGCCTCCACTCGGCGGACGAGCGCAAACTCATCGACGTGCTCCACCGGCTGACCGACAACGGCAACACCATCGCCGTCATCGAGCACGAACTCGACCTCGTGAAGAACGCGGACCACGTCATCGATCTCGGCCCGGAGGGGGGCGAGAACGGCGGCGAAATCGTCGCGACCGGCACGCCGGAGGACGTGGCTCGCCTCGAGGACTCCCACACCGGTCGCTATCTGCGGGACCTGCTGCCGAAAGTGGATCTCGACGGGCCGCGCGGCGAGCGCGTCGAACCAGTGAGCGCGCCGCTGGACGACGACTGA